The following coding sequences are from one Candidatus Cetobacterium colombiensis window:
- a CDS encoding transketolase family protein, with product MSNIILENIEMRKVYSETLKELIEKDKNVYVVEADLSEAITTNTIGTDYPENFVNCGIMEANMVGVASGLSLLGKIPFIHTFTPFATRRCYDQLYLSGGYAKTNIRILGSDTGIAAQYNGGTHTSFEDIALMREIPQATVMTATDSTMLKKLLYKIKDLYGIYYISTVRKITYKIYEETENFEIGKGKVLKDGNDLTIIATGIMVAEALKAAEELEKTGISVAVIDMFTIKPLDKDLIIEYAKKTKKIITAENHNILGGLGSAVAETLVENYPVPMKRVGVEERFGQVGTQDFLQKEYELTAEKIINKFKEFDKIF from the coding sequence ATGAGTAATATAATACTTGAAAATATAGAGATGAGAAAAGTTTATAGTGAAACTTTAAAAGAACTTATTGAAAAAGATAAAAATGTATACGTTGTTGAAGCTGATTTATCTGAAGCTATTACTACAAATACTATTGGAACTGATTATCCTGAGAATTTTGTAAACTGTGGAATAATGGAGGCTAATATGGTTGGAGTTGCCAGTGGATTATCCCTTCTTGGGAAAATACCTTTCATTCATACTTTTACACCATTTGCCACTAGAAGATGTTATGATCAACTTTATTTATCTGGGGGATATGCTAAAACAAACATTAGAATTTTAGGTTCTGACACTGGAATAGCTGCTCAATATAATGGTGGAACTCACACTTCTTTTGAAGATATTGCTCTTATGAGAGAGATTCCTCAGGCTACTGTTATGACTGCAACTGATTCTACAATGCTTAAAAAACTTCTATATAAAATTAAAGATTTATATGGTATCTACTACATTAGTACTGTTAGAAAAATTACTTATAAAATTTACGAAGAAACAGAAAATTTTGAAATTGGAAAAGGTAAGGTTTTAAAAGATGGTAACGATTTAACTATAATTGCCACTGGAATAATGGTTGCCGAAGCTTTAAAAGCTGCAGAGGAACTAGAAAAAACTGGCATTTCTGTGGCTGTTATTGATATGTTTACCATTAAACCTTTAGATAAAGATTTAATTATTGAATACGCTAAAAAAACTAAAAAAATTATCACTGCTGAAAATCACAATATTTTAGGCGGTCTTGGAAGTGCTGTGGCTGAGACACTTGTGGAAAATTATCCAGTTCCTATGAAAAGAGTTGGAGTGGAAGAAAGATTTGGACAAGTTGGTACACAAGACTTTTTGCAAAAAGAGTATGAGCTAACTGCAGAAAAAATTATAAATAAATTTAAAGAGTTTGATAAAATATTTTAA
- a CDS encoding cold-shock protein produces the protein MTKGTVKWFNKEKGFGFLTCEEGKDYFVHFSGIIGDGFRFLEEGQNVSFKIENGDKGPLAKEVQAN, from the coding sequence ATGACAAAAGGTACAGTAAAATGGTTTAACAAAGAGAAAGGATTTGGATTTTTAACTTGTGAGGAAGGTAAAGATTACTTCGTACACTTTTCTGGAATTATCGGGGATGGATTCAGATTTTTAGAGGAGGGGCAAAACGTTTCATTCAAAATTGAGAATGGAGATAAAGGTCCTTTAGCAAAAGAGGTTCAAGCTAACTAA
- a CDS encoding LemA family protein, which produces MIFGIILIGLIVILVIYVIGAYNKLVKERNFVEEAFSTIDAYLKKRYDLIPNLVETVKGYKNYEGSTLEAVVAARTRYMSATSPAEKIENENMITGALGKLFALTESYPELKANENFMKLQNELVKIEEDILQARKYYNGSVRVYNTMCETFPSVIVANNFGFKKYPFFKVETEEERQNVKVQF; this is translated from the coding sequence ATGATATTTGGAATAATTTTAATAGGATTGATAGTAATTTTAGTAATATACGTTATTGGTGCGTATAACAAATTAGTAAAAGAAAGAAATTTTGTTGAGGAAGCGTTTTCTACAATTGATGCGTATTTAAAAAAGAGATATGATTTAATTCCAAATTTAGTAGAAACAGTGAAAGGTTATAAAAACTATGAGGGAAGCACTTTAGAAGCAGTAGTCGCAGCTAGAACAAGATATATGTCAGCAACATCTCCTGCAGAAAAGATTGAAAATGAAAACATGATAACAGGAGCTTTAGGAAAATTGTTTGCTTTAACAGAAAGTTATCCTGAATTAAAAGCAAATGAGAATTTTATGAAGCTACAAAATGAATTAGTAAAAATTGAAGAGGATATTTTACAAGCTAGAAAATATTACAACGGTAGTGTAAGAGTATATAATACAATGTGTGAAACATTTCCAAGTGTTATAGTGGCTAATAACTTTGGATTTAAAAAATATCCATTCTTTAAAGTTGAAACTGAAGAGGAAAGACAAAATGTTAAAGTTCAGTTTTAG
- a CDS encoding BglG family transcription antiterminator: MMNTTAANILKILSQTEMSIEDMQLYLNVEKNSISKSIFQLNEFLESIKLPIILKKGNFYSLKLNSKELKILFENFTTLTTEEKTDYLFIKFIANGFLNLEKEKDILNISRSTILRCFQVVKDNFSKTGTTYEYNHGKGLVLKKVSPEDKSNFYKKLMKLFIEEDILVPIRRDLLSSLKNFHTKERLTQLYPILKNSDIPVNYFLLSFICSLEVCIDIFGGFDFVDESHLEMDQFQIIRKSVDIFGSDFHEAYKNQLSHFLTALHLGNGILDETITKKVLKLIELIKQKFHIKIINKDLEKMLFNKIYLSFFKYNNNILKVLNVSFNKSHEILLENLEDILKELSYHLYLVDKYVIIYVIRRIIIDENFSNAKKVLLLFNEVAAADKVVFKKSLKKFYPNITFHIEATFFHKKNVVQKFENYDIIISDSNIISNAEIVEFYDVVSIHGILEKRSLENGIKKLIAI; the protein is encoded by the coding sequence ATGATGAATACAACAGCTGCTAATATTTTAAAGATATTATCTCAAACTGAGATGTCAATAGAAGATATGCAACTGTACTTAAATGTTGAAAAAAATTCAATATCAAAATCTATTTTTCAACTTAATGAATTCTTAGAATCTATTAAGTTACCAATTATTTTAAAAAAAGGAAACTTCTACTCATTAAAATTAAATTCAAAAGAATTAAAAATTCTTTTTGAGAATTTTACAACTTTAACTACTGAGGAAAAAACAGACTACCTTTTTATAAAATTTATTGCCAATGGATTTTTAAATTTAGAAAAAGAAAAAGATATTTTAAATATCTCACGAAGCACAATTTTACGTTGTTTCCAAGTTGTTAAAGATAACTTTTCCAAAACAGGAACAACTTATGAGTATAATCATGGAAAAGGTTTAGTTTTAAAAAAAGTTTCGCCTGAAGATAAATCTAATTTCTATAAAAAATTAATGAAACTTTTCATAGAAGAGGATATACTTGTACCTATTCGAAGAGATCTTTTAAGCTCTCTTAAAAACTTCCATACAAAGGAACGGTTAACTCAACTATATCCAATACTTAAAAATTCAGATATACCTGTTAACTATTTTTTACTTTCATTTATCTGTTCTTTAGAAGTTTGTATAGATATTTTTGGAGGTTTTGACTTTGTTGATGAATCTCATTTAGAAATGGATCAATTTCAAATTATCCGAAAAAGTGTAGACATCTTTGGCTCTGATTTTCACGAAGCCTATAAAAATCAACTTTCACACTTTTTAACTGCCCTTCATTTGGGAAATGGTATTTTAGATGAAACTATCACAAAAAAAGTCCTTAAACTAATTGAATTAATTAAGCAAAAATTTCATATAAAAATTATTAATAAAGATTTAGAAAAAATGCTTTTTAATAAAATATATCTTTCATTTTTTAAATATAATAATAATATCTTAAAAGTTTTAAATGTTTCTTTCAATAAATCTCACGAGATTTTATTGGAAAATTTAGAGGATATTTTAAAAGAACTGTCGTACCATTTGTATTTAGTTGACAAATATGTTATCATATACGTTATTAGAAGAATTATTATTGACGAAAATTTTTCTAATGCTAAAAAAGTTCTTTTACTTTTTAATGAAGTTGCTGCTGCTGATAAGGTAGTTTTTAAAAAATCATTAAAAAAGTTTTATCCTAATATTACTTTTCATATTGAAGCAACCTTTTTTCATAAAAAAAATGTTGTTCAAAAATTTGAAAATTATGATATTATAATAAGTGATAGTAACATCATTTCTAATGCAGAAATTGTAGAGTTTTATGATGTTGTGAGCATTCATGGAATTCTTGAAAAGCGTTCTTTAGAGAATGGAATCAAAAAATTAATAGCTATTTAA
- a CDS encoding DUF2207 domain-containing protein, whose protein sequence is MLKFSFSLFFLLVTSIFADTGYIIDNYKVDIKINEKNIYDVSENIRVDFLEPRRGIYRVIPEEFNGREIKVSNVKTNVQTAAKDEGNYIYLRLGNPNVYLTGIKNYLINYTYNIGWNRNSSYDEVYYNLIGNDWDTTIKKVEFSIELPKSFDSSKVNFTLGQYGSTNTSGVKWTVNGNTISGYTTVALNPKESVTIALPLPKGYFNFTEEKMIFYLFKGILYLIYLAIPGIAIWFYKKYKDKSQIIQTVEFYAPDNLTPTEVGYYIDGIIHSKDLTSLIFYWANKGYLKINEIGKNSLFSRVEFEIEFLKDDIESEKEFEKYMFKALAMYKDSANKVNIKDLRNRFYKHIEKAAEILEIDLVMSKKTLYSSKSMQMGGTIRTSIFFIIASTFGYFYYFGATEGMDTLVTFALAIISILVTFIISGKIKSRTSYGTEILGRILGFKRFLETAEKRKLEMLLEENSSYFYNILPFTIVLGVSDLWADKFKDLSVEPPQWYSGPSMGQAFVLGAFMGSFNNSLTSLNDTMLSAPKAPTNFGGGGSSMGGGSSGGGAGGGGGGSW, encoded by the coding sequence ATGTTAAAGTTCAGTTTTAGTTTATTTTTTCTTTTAGTTACATCTATTTTTGCCGATACAGGGTACATAATAGATAACTACAAGGTGGATATAAAGATAAACGAGAAAAATATATATGATGTAAGTGAAAATATAAGAGTGGATTTTTTAGAGCCAAGAAGAGGTATATATAGAGTAATTCCAGAAGAGTTTAATGGAAGAGAGATTAAAGTTTCAAATGTAAAAACAAATGTTCAAACTGCAGCTAAAGATGAGGGAAACTATATCTATTTGAGATTGGGAAATCCAAATGTTTATCTAACTGGAATTAAAAATTATTTGATAAATTATACTTATAACATAGGATGGAATCGAAATTCAAGTTATGATGAGGTTTATTATAACTTAATTGGAAACGATTGGGATACAACTATAAAAAAAGTTGAGTTTTCAATAGAGTTACCTAAAAGTTTTGATAGTAGCAAAGTTAACTTTACCTTGGGACAATATGGAAGTACAAACACTTCTGGAGTAAAATGGACTGTAAATGGGAATACAATAAGTGGTTATACAACAGTGGCTTTAAATCCAAAAGAAAGTGTGACAATAGCTTTACCTTTACCTAAGGGATATTTTAATTTTACAGAAGAAAAAATGATATTTTATCTATTTAAAGGAATTTTATATTTAATATATTTAGCTATTCCAGGGATAGCTATTTGGTTTTATAAAAAATATAAAGATAAAAGTCAAATAATACAAACTGTAGAATTTTATGCACCAGATAATTTAACTCCAACAGAAGTGGGGTACTATATAGATGGAATTATCCATTCAAAAGATTTAACGAGTTTAATTTTTTACTGGGCAAATAAGGGATATTTAAAAATAAATGAGATAGGTAAAAATAGTTTGTTTTCAAGAGTAGAATTTGAAATTGAGTTTTTAAAAGATGATATTGAAAGTGAAAAAGAGTTTGAAAAATATATGTTTAAAGCTTTAGCCATGTATAAAGACTCTGCTAATAAAGTTAATATAAAAGATTTGAGAAATAGATTTTATAAGCATATTGAAAAAGCAGCTGAAATTTTAGAAATAGATTTAGTAATGAGTAAGAAAACTTTGTATAGCTCTAAAAGTATGCAGATGGGTGGAACAATAAGAACTTCTATATTTTTCATAATTGCATCAACTTTTGGTTATTTCTATTATTTTGGTGCCACAGAGGGAATGGATACTTTGGTAACTTTTGCATTGGCTATAATTTCAATTTTAGTAACATTTATAATCAGTGGAAAAATAAAAAGTAGAACTTCTTATGGAACAGAGATTTTAGGTAGAATTTTAGGGTTTAAAAGATTTTTAGAAACAGCGGAAAAAAGGAAATTAGAAATGCTATTAGAAGAAAATTCTAGTTACTTTTATAATATTTTACCATTTACAATAGTTTTAGGAGTTAGTGATCTTTGGGCGGATAAATTTAAAGATTTGTCAGTGGAACCACCTCAATGGTACTCAGGACCAAGTATGGGACAGGCTTTTGTTTTAGGTGCGTTTATGGGAAGTTTTAATAACTCTTTAACAAGTTTAAACGATACAATGCTATCAGCTCCAAAAGCTCCAACTAATTTTGGAGGTGGAGGATCATCTATGGGTGGAGGATCATCAGGTGGAGGAGCTGGTGGAGGCGGAGGCGGAAGCTGGTAA
- a CDS encoding BglG family transcription antiterminator, whose amino-acid sequence MGVVQINTTNINILTLLSQGEFSLDELSTYLNLEKKSIYKNIHLINIFLQDEKLSQIKLTKNLYSLNLNREQWKKLFSRKDFITSDEIVDYLYIKFIHNGFINLEAEKEILNVSRSSVIRYFNEIKSLLSNNGTQYIYLTGKGLKIVSLGELDKNTFCKKLIKFFVKCDFSLNHSIFITNLIKDYKMKDLLNSLYNIFKNLNIPTTHFIISFLCSLYICNNIFNGFDFKGNYKYENYLEIEQMVKLKLKDYNSNYQQQVFYFIVKLLNKDLNFENDTLDKALKIIEKLKLKLNLENLNESLEYLILKKICFSIFKYENQIFKIRNIKTTNREQKLLIVLDDILKDLNLNLFHCDKIAIIHILKKVVIDYNKHRVKNILLLFNEVVISDDIYLEKNLKVYHDSLSFDIEPTFFYKLNYKNYTKKYDLILTDEPHLNIDAITISSFSYIRILDAINNYVFDISLDKVN is encoded by the coding sequence ATGGGGGTGGTTCAAATTAATACAACTAATATCAATATACTAACACTTTTATCACAGGGGGAATTTTCTTTAGACGAATTATCTACATATCTAAATCTTGAAAAAAAATCTATTTATAAAAATATTCATCTAATTAATATTTTTTTACAAGATGAAAAACTTTCTCAAATTAAACTTACAAAAAATCTTTATTCTTTAAATTTAAATCGTGAACAATGGAAAAAACTTTTTTCTAGAAAAGATTTCATAACTAGTGATGAAATTGTTGACTATCTTTATATTAAATTCATTCATAATGGATTTATAAATTTAGAAGCTGAAAAGGAGATTTTAAATGTCTCTAGAAGCTCTGTTATACGTTATTTTAATGAAATTAAATCCTTACTTAGTAATAACGGTACCCAATATATCTATTTAACAGGAAAGGGTTTAAAAATTGTTTCTTTAGGAGAGCTTGATAAAAATACTTTTTGTAAAAAATTAATTAAATTTTTTGTAAAATGTGATTTTTCTTTAAATCATTCTATCTTTATAACTAATCTTATTAAAGATTATAAAATGAAGGATTTACTAAATAGTCTTTATAATATTTTTAAAAACTTAAATATTCCCACTACACATTTTATAATCTCATTTTTATGTTCTCTATATATTTGCAACAATATTTTTAATGGTTTTGACTTTAAAGGTAATTATAAATATGAAAATTATTTAGAAATTGAACAAATGGTAAAATTAAAATTAAAAGATTATAACTCTAATTATCAACAGCAAGTTTTCTATTTTATAGTTAAACTTTTAAATAAAGATCTTAACTTTGAAAATGATACTTTAGATAAAGCCTTGAAAATCATTGAAAAACTTAAATTAAAATTAAACCTAGAAAACCTCAATGAATCTTTAGAATATTTAATATTAAAAAAGATATGCTTTTCTATATTCAAGTATGAAAATCAAATTTTTAAAATTAGAAATATAAAAACAACAAATCGAGAACAGAAACTTCTAATTGTTTTAGATGATATTTTAAAAGATTTAAATTTAAATCTTTTCCATTGTGATAAAATTGCAATTATTCATATACTTAAAAAAGTTGTCATAGATTATAATAAACATCGGGTTAAAAATATTTTATTACTTTTTAACGAAGTAGTTATATCAGACGATATTTATTTAGAAAAAAATTTAAAAGTCTATCATGACTCTTTGTCTTTTGATATAGAGCCAACATTTTTTTATAAATTAAATTATAAAAATTATACTAAAAAATATGACTTAATTTTAACAGATGAACCACATTTAAATATTGATGCTATTACAATTTCAAGTTTTAGTTACATTAGAATTTTAGATGCTATTAATAACTATGTTTTTGATATAAGTTTGGATAAAGTTAACTAA
- a CDS encoding BglG family transcription antiterminator, whose protein sequence is MNTTAANVLKILSQTEMSIEDMHMYLNIEKNAILKTISQINDFLEEIDLPKIEKNEDIFQLILTKEQWKKLFDNFNILTAEERIDYLYIKFIAHGFLNLEKEKEILDLSRSTILRCFQSVKDDFVENGTRYEYLHGKGLLITELSYYNKKLFYKKVMKLFIEEDILVPPLKALLMEIKKFDTKTRLTQIHPILKFSNIPMNYFLIAFLHSLEACSELFEESLFKNQSYLETEEFQNIKELIDQYGKDFSPKFKNEMAHFLTTLLLDYYSLENEDKRKSLHILKELEKEFKISKINKELEKMIFHNIYLSFFKFENKILKLRNTSFDEKERVLLDKLNHILEKNSCDFFLGDKFSIVFALKRALIEENLSKIKNVLLVLNQPNATHYKIFENSLSKLVPHINFDLESSLFHLKNLLTDFNDYDLIISDEHINSNVAVIDFYCNSKIQTILEEKAFSMGIQKFYDL, encoded by the coding sequence ATGAATACAACTGCTGCTAATGTTTTAAAGATATTGTCTCAAACTGAGATGTCTATAGAAGATATGCACATGTATTTAAATATTGAAAAAAATGCTATTTTAAAAACAATTTCACAAATCAACGACTTTTTAGAAGAAATTGATTTGCCAAAAATTGAAAAAAATGAGGATATTTTTCAGTTGATTCTAACTAAAGAGCAGTGGAAAAAATTATTTGATAACTTTAATATTTTAACTGCTGAAGAAAGAATAGACTATCTCTATATTAAATTTATTGCTCATGGGTTTTTAAATTTAGAGAAAGAAAAAGAGATTCTCGATTTATCTAGAAGTACAATTCTTAGATGTTTTCAAAGTGTCAAAGATGATTTTGTAGAAAATGGAACTCGATACGAATATCTCCATGGAAAAGGTCTTTTAATTACAGAATTAAGTTATTACAACAAAAAACTTTTTTATAAAAAAGTTATGAAGCTTTTCATTGAAGAAGATATTCTTGTTCCTCCATTAAAGGCTCTTTTAATGGAAATTAAAAAGTTTGATACAAAAACTAGATTGACTCAGATTCATCCAATATTAAAGTTTTCAAATATACCTATGAACTATTTTTTAATAGCTTTTTTACACTCTTTAGAAGCTTGTTCTGAACTTTTTGAAGAGTCGCTTTTTAAAAATCAAAGTTATTTGGAGACAGAGGAGTTTCAAAACATTAAAGAATTAATAGATCAATATGGAAAAGATTTTTCTCCTAAATTTAAAAATGAAATGGCTCACTTTTTAACAACTTTACTTTTAGATTATTATTCTTTGGAAAATGAAGATAAAAGAAAAAGTTTACATATTTTAAAAGAGTTAGAAAAAGAGTTTAAAATCTCTAAAATCAATAAAGAGTTAGAAAAAATGATTTTTCATAATATATATCTTTCATTTTTTAAATTTGAAAATAAAATATTAAAATTAAGAAATACATCTTTCGATGAAAAGGAAAGAGTTCTTTTAGATAAATTGAACCATATTCTAGAAAAAAATTCTTGTGATTTTTTCTTAGGTGATAAGTTCTCAATAGTTTTCGCTTTAAAAAGAGCTTTAATTGAAGAAAATTTATCTAAGATAAAAAATGTTTTACTTGTATTAAACCAACCTAATGCAACACACTATAAAATTTTTGAAAATAGTTTAAGCAAATTAGTTCCTCATATAAATTTTGATTTAGAGTCATCTTTATTTCACTTAAAAAATCTTCTCACAGATTTTAATGACTACGATTTAATTATTAGTGATGAGCATATTAATTCTAATGTTGCTGTTATTGATTTCTATTGTAATTCAAAAATACAGACAATTTTAGAAGAAAAAGCTTTTTCAATGGGGATACAAAAATTTTACGATCTTTAA
- a CDS encoding YbaN family protein, protein MKKNFFMILGFLFLFLGILGAILPVIPTVPFLLAAAYFFEKGSERIYNWLITNPYFGEHLKNYRVHKGMTKRNKIIAIISSIFGISFGIYFMPFSIGKAILFFVLIGVIIHIIKIETIKKDS, encoded by the coding sequence TTGAAAAAAAATTTTTTTATGATTTTAGGTTTTTTATTTTTATTCTTAGGAATACTTGGGGCCATTCTCCCTGTTATCCCAACAGTACCATTTCTATTGGCTGCCGCGTATTTTTTTGAAAAAGGATCTGAGAGAATTTATAACTGGCTGATAACTAATCCATATTTTGGAGAACATTTAAAAAATTATAGAGTGCACAAAGGAATGACAAAAAGAAATAAAATTATTGCTATTATTTCCTCTATTTTTGGTATTTCTTTTGGAATATATTTTATGCCTTTTTCAATTGGAAAAGCTATATTGTTTTTTGTTTTAATTGGAGTTATTATACATATAATCAAAATAGAAACTATAAAAAAAGACTCTTAA
- a CDS encoding transketolase encodes MTNVIEMQNFAKDIRKETLKIFLNRGFGHIGGALSIIETLAVLYSTMKINPENPKDLNRDFFILSKGHASPSLYAALALKGFFPKDWLYTLNDNGTNLPSHPNRNLTPGIDMSTGSLGQGISAAVGVALGLKRDNSERKVYCIVGDGELNEGQCWEAIQFAAHFKLTNFTLFIDNNKKQLDGPNDEICETFSFLEKLRSFGFHSIQVKGNSVEEIYSAIKANNFEKPKAIVLDTVKGQGVKYFEDLKDNHHVKFNDEMKGVLLWEIQNFESEGDDDINE; translated from the coding sequence ATGACTAATGTTATTGAAATGCAAAATTTTGCAAAAGATATTCGAAAAGAAACACTGAAAATATTTTTAAATAGAGGATTCGGTCATATTGGAGGTGCTCTTTCAATTATTGAAACCCTTGCTGTTTTATATTCAACTATGAAAATAAACCCCGAAAACCCAAAAGATTTAAATCGAGATTTTTTTATTTTATCTAAGGGTCATGCAAGTCCAAGTCTTTATGCTGCACTAGCACTAAAAGGATTCTTTCCAAAGGACTGGTTGTACACACTAAATGACAATGGTACTAATTTACCCAGTCATCCAAATAGGAATTTAACTCCAGGAATTGATATGTCAACAGGTTCTTTAGGTCAAGGAATCTCTGCTGCTGTTGGAGTTGCCCTTGGATTAAAAAGAGATAATAGTGAACGAAAAGTTTATTGTATTGTAGGAGATGGTGAATTAAACGAAGGACAATGCTGGGAAGCTATTCAATTTGCTGCACATTTTAAATTAACTAATTTTACTCTTTTTATAGATAACAACAAAAAGCAACTAGATGGTCCAAATGATGAAATTTGTGAGACATTTAGTTTTTTAGAAAAACTTAGAAGCTTTGGATTTCATTCTATACAAGTTAAAGGAAACTCCGTTGAAGAGATATATTCAGCAATTAAAGCAAATAATTTTGAAAAACCTAAAGCTATTGTTTTAGATACTGTGAAAGGTCAAGGGGTTAAATATTTTGAAGATTTAAAAGATAATCATCATGTTAAATTTAATGATGAAATGAAAGGAGTTCTTCTTTGGGAGATTCAAAATTTTGAAAGTGAAGGAGATGATGATATAAATGAGTAA
- a CDS encoding iron-containing alcohol dehydrogenase family protein has translation MEKSILTEVYMDKSIWSTLKQEIENYTNILVIHGEKSLLSINNNFFKTLENKKYHLVHYGNECCHNIIDSILKNVENHTYDLIIGVGGGKSIDASKVIMDKLNLPLFTVPTIASTCAAVSYISVMYNEHHVFQELYFLNRPPHKTFIDLQTLIEAPKKYLWAGIGDTLAKYYEMNLKARGKKLNFNTTMGEKLSHLCKESMLNYGQHALSTTEVDDEFKEVVGVILVTTGVVSNLIDFKYNGALAHAIFDALTKIKRVEEEHLHGEVVAFGILVQLKLEENSLELNNLLKFYKEIKLPTTLDEIVIKEEYLEKRDEVVDKILKSVAGSEMPLSFTRDEFIKTLEETK, from the coding sequence ATGGAAAAATCAATTTTAACAGAAGTTTATATGGACAAAAGCATATGGAGCACTTTAAAACAAGAGATTGAGAATTACACTAATATTTTAGTTATCCACGGGGAAAAATCTTTACTTTCAATTAATAATAATTTTTTTAAAACCTTAGAAAATAAAAAATATCACCTTGTACATTATGGAAACGAATGTTGCCACAATATTATTGATTCTATTTTAAAAAATGTTGAAAATCATACCTATGATTTAATCATTGGTGTGGGAGGTGGAAAATCCATTGATGCTTCTAAAGTTATTATGGACAAATTAAATCTACCACTTTTCACAGTTCCAACTATAGCATCTACTTGTGCTGCTGTTTCATATATCTCTGTTATGTACAACGAACACCATGTTTTTCAAGAACTATATTTTTTAAACAGACCACCTCACAAAACTTTTATAGATTTACAAACTTTAATTGAAGCTCCAAAAAAATATCTTTGGGCTGGTATAGGAGACACTTTAGCTAAGTACTATGAAATGAACTTAAAAGCTAGAGGTAAAAAATTAAACTTTAACACCACTATGGGAGAAAAACTTAGTCACCTTTGTAAAGAATCTATGCTTAATTATGGACAGCACGCTCTTTCTACAACTGAAGTAGATGATGAGTTTAAAGAGGTCGTAGGAGTTATCCTTGTAACTACCGGAGTGGTTTCAAATTTAATCGACTTTAAATATAACGGAGCTTTAGCTCATGCTATTTTCGATGCACTAACTAAGATTAAAAGAGTTGAAGAGGAACATCTTCATGGAGAGGTTGTAGCTTTTGGAATTTTAGTTCAATTGAAACTAGAAGAAAATAGCTTAGAACTTAACAACCTTTTAAAATTTTATAAAGAGATTAAACTTCCAACTACACTAGATGAGATTGTTATTAAAGAGGAGTATTTAGAAAAAAGAGATGAAGTTGTGGATAAAATTTTAAAATCTGTAGCTGGAAGTGAAATGCCACTTTCTTTTACAAGAGATGAATTTATAAAAACTTTAGAAGAAACTAAATAG
- a CDS encoding MarR family transcriptional regulator: MCKSDLKKELSKYHINLTHEKILRRINEVPGITLCELTKEMELSKGSISLCLKKLEQESLIQKYGVFDDKRVFRLHPTKMGKDLCSKIKLMQILKI; the protein is encoded by the coding sequence ATGTGTAAGTCAGATTTAAAAAAGGAGTTAAGTAAATACCATATTAATTTAACTCATGAAAAAATTTTAAGAAGAATAAATGAAGTGCCAGGAATAACTCTATGTGAGTTAACAAAGGAAATGGAGCTATCAAAGGGATCAATTTCACTTTGTTTAAAGAAATTAGAGCAAGAAAGTTTAATTCAAAAATACGGAGTATTTGATGATAAAAGGGTTTTCAGATTACATCCAACAAAAATGGGAAAGGATTTGTGTAGTAAAATTAAATTAATGCAAATATTAAAAATATAA